A genome region from Proteus vulgaris includes the following:
- the rplP gene encoding 50S ribosomal protein L16 has translation MLQPKRTKFRKVHKGRNRGLAAGADVSFGTYGLKAVGRGRLTARQIEAARRAMTRAVKRQGKIWIRVFPDKPITEKPLEVRMGKGKGNVEYWVALIQPGKVLYEMDGVPEELAREAFKLAAAKLPIKTTFVTKTVM, from the coding sequence ATGTTACAACCAAAGCGTACAAAATTCCGTAAAGTGCACAAAGGCCGCAACCGTGGCTTAGCTGCCGGTGCGGATGTAAGCTTCGGGACTTACGGTCTTAAAGCTGTGGGCCGTGGTCGTCTGACTGCACGTCAGATCGAAGCGGCACGTCGTGCAATGACCCGTGCAGTTAAGCGTCAGGGTAAAATCTGGATCCGTGTGTTCCCAGACAAACCAATCACTGAAAAGCCGCTCGAAGTCCGTATGGGTAAAGGTAAAGGTAACGTTGAGTATTGGGTTGCCTTAATCCAGCCAGGTAAAGTCCTGTATGAAATGGATGGTGTGCCTGAAGAACTGGCCCGTGAAGCATTCAAGCTGGCGGCAGCAAAACTGCCTATCAAAACCACCTTTGTAACTAAGACGGTGATGTAA
- the rpmC gene encoding 50S ribosomal protein L29 gives MKAKELREKSVEELNTELLNLLREQFNLRMQAASGQLQQSHLLKQVRRNIARVKTLLTEKAGA, from the coding sequence ATGAAAGCAAAAGAGCTGCGCGAAAAGAGCGTTGAAGAGCTGAACACAGAACTGCTGAACTTACTGCGTGAGCAGTTTAACCTGCGCATGCAGGCAGCAAGTGGTCAGTTACAACAGTCTCATCTGTTGAAACAAGTGCGTCGTAATATCGCACGCGTTAAGACTTTACTGACTGAGAAGGCGGGTGCGTAA
- the rpsQ gene encoding 30S ribosomal protein S17: protein MTDKIRTLQGRVVSDKMEKSIVVAIDRMVKHPLYGKFIRRTTKLHVHDENNECGIGDVVEIRQTRPLSKTKSWALVRVVEKAVL, encoded by the coding sequence ATGACCGATAAAATCCGTACTCTGCAAGGTCGTGTAGTTAGTGACAAAATGGAGAAATCTATTGTCGTTGCTATCGATCGTATGGTTAAACACCCATTATATGGTAAGTTTATCCGTCGTACGACCAAACTGCATGTACATGACGAGAACAACGAATGTGGAATTGGTGACGTAGTAGAAATTCGTCAAACACGTCCACTGTCTAAGACTAAGTCTTGGGCGTTAGTTCGCGTTGTAGAAAAAGCTGTTCTGTAA